One genomic window of Mustela erminea isolate mMusErm1 chromosome 13, mMusErm1.Pri, whole genome shotgun sequence includes the following:
- the LOC116572187 gene encoding LOW QUALITY PROTEIN: zinc finger MYM-type protein 5-like (The sequence of the model RefSeq protein was modified relative to this genomic sequence to represent the inferred CDS: inserted 1 base in 1 codon), translating into MDKCSVRGLDLDEQTPVLLEHKAMAASLMDIGNSFGNPASPLVNRCRNSSVEDGDDDDDVVFIESIQPPSTSTPAIADQRNFIFASSSNERLQGNYSIILPASRDLPSQKGNVSETIVIDDEEDIKTNGGEKKNSSNFVEWGLPGTKNRTKDLDFSTSSLSRSKTKTAVGPFNPGRMNVAGDEFQNGEYATHHSPDSWISQSASFPRNQKQPGVDSLAPVASLPKQIFQSSVQQQLTKPAKITCAYCRKPLQKGQTAYQRKGSVHLFCSTTCLSSFSPKRTPKKRNVXVNNLIHKLCSNQCFNKYRLANGLIMNCCEQCGEYLPSKSAGNNVLMIEGQQTRFCCQGCINEYKQMMEAKSKNLSASENRKRHVVREENERKLYGPLNTDLENKEGIPNKKEKTPELQLLAEYSTDTSLIKQNVNLTSSVLTIADKFQEPLEEKKPEDCIIPVVLSTDPGTWPRVLNTKQWDILVENDPPQVRNFNFPKDSTGRKFSETYYTRILPNGDKTTRSWLLYSTSKDSVFCLYCKLFGEGKNQLKNENGCKDWQHLSHILSKHEESEMHINNSVKYSQLKSDLKKNKTVESAGHGLHENEKNDGVLLLYT; encoded by the exons ATGGATAAATGTTCAGTGAGAGGATTAGACTTGGATGAACAAACTCCTGTTTTATTAGAGCATAAAGCCATGGCAGCTAGTCTCATGGATATAGGAAATTCATTTGGTAACCCAGCTAGTCCTTTAGTTAACAGATGTAGAAATTCATCAGTagaagatggtgatgatgatgatgatgtcgtATTTATTGAATCTATACAACCTCCTTCGACTTCTACTCCAGCAATAGCTGatcaaagaaattttatatttgcttcatCAAGCAATGAAAGGCTACAAGGAAACTATTCCATAATTCTTCCTGCCTCAAGAGATTTGCCTTCTCAGAAGGGAAATGTGAGTGAGACAATTGTTATCGATGATGAAGAGGACATAAAAACaaatggaggggaaaagaaaaattcttccaATTTTGTTGAATGGGGACTTCCTGGAACTAAAAATAGAACCAAAGATTTGGATTTCTCCACTTCCAGTCTTTCAAGAAGTAAGACCAAGACTGCAGTAGGACCTTTTAATCCTGGTAGAATGAATGTGGCAGGAGATGAATTTCAGAATGGAGAATATGCAACTCATCATAGTCCTGATTCTTGGATCTCCCAGTCAGCATCATTTCCCCGTAATCAGAAACAGCCAGGTGTGGATTCTTTAGCACCAGTGGCCTCCCTTCCTAAACAGATTTTCCAGTCTTCAGTCCAACAGCAACTTACAAAACCAGCTAAAATCACTTGTGCATACTGCAGAAAACCTTTACAGAAGGGACAGACAGCTTATCAACGAAAAGGATCAGTTCACCTCTTTTGTTCTAccacctgcctttcttccttctctcctaagCGCACTCCAAAGAAACGCAATG GCGTTAATAATTTAATACATAAACTGTGCAGTAACCAGTGCTTTAATAAGTACAGGTTAGCCAATGGTCTGATAATGAATTGCTGTGAACAGTGTGGAGAGTACTTGCCCAGTAAAAGTGCTGGAAACAATGTCCTGATGATTGAAGGTCAGCAGACAAGATTTTGCTGCCAAGGTTGTATCAATGAATATAAACAGATGATGGAAGCAAAATCAAAAAATTTGTCagcatcagaaaacagaaaaaggcatgttgttagagaagaaaatgaaagaaaattatatgggCCATTGAATActgatttagaaaacaaagagggaataccaaataaaaaggaaaagactccAGAGCTACAGCTTTTGGCAGAATATAGCACAGATACATCACTGATCAAACAGAATGTGAATTTAACTTCTTCAGTGTTAACCATAGCTGATAAATTTCAAGAGCCACTGGAAGAGAAAAAACCAGAAGACTGCATTATACCAGTTGTACTTTCTACAGACCCAGGTACATGGCCCCGAGTTTTAAATACTAAACAATGGGACATTCTTGTTGAAAATGATCCACCTCAAGTAAGAAATTTTAACTTTCCAAAAGACAGTACGGGGAGGAAATTTTCAGAAACTTACTACACACGAATTCTTCCAAATGGTGATAAAACCACTAGGTCCTGGTTACTTTATTCGACTTCAAaagattctgtattttgtttgtaTTGCAAACTTTTTGGGGAGGGGAAAAATCAACTGAAGAATGAGAATGGGTGCAAAGATTGGCAGCATTTATCACATATTCTTAGCAAACATGAGGAAAGTGAAATGCACATCAATAATAGTGTTAAGTATTCACAATTAAaatctgatttgaaaaaaaataaaactgtggaaTCTGCAGGACATGGATTacatgagaatgagaaaaatgatggTGTGCTGTTGTTGTACACATAA